The sequence below is a genomic window from Lolium perenne isolate Kyuss_39 chromosome 4, Kyuss_2.0, whole genome shotgun sequence.
gccgaccagagggtgcagcagcggcgccctcgtcatccgcgagggGGGGCACCGGCCATCGTCTCCTTCGCGCGGCCGCAAGAGGAAGATGTCCAAGAAGGACACCGCAGCGGCCGCCGCCGCGTCCCAGCTCGCCGAAGAGGAGGCCAAGCGGGCCGAGGACGAGGCGATCTGCGAGGCCATCGCGAGGCCGCTGACCGAGCTCGTCCCCGCCGACAACAACCGCCCGATGGAAGCAGCAGAGGCGTCTGCTCGACCTAGCGGCCGCACGGCGACGCGCCGCCCATGCCATACCCACCGCACCCACCGCACCCGTCGCACCCGTGCCgctgatcaagctcgaggagagcagcaACGACGAGCTGTATCGGCTGACGCTGCCACACGGCGACCCTGGCCAGGGTTCAAGCCGTTGGTATGGAGACGCCGGCCAGAGCAGCCAGCAGGCACCACCGCCCGAGGACGCCGGCAactccagcgacgacgacgactactaCACggcgttctaccgccatttcggcatgtagatcgCCGTGTTTTAGGTTCAATTTATGTTATATTACGAATTCGACTTATATATGTACGAACTTGCCCGTCTGGTTTTGTCTAAATTCACCTATATTAGTTCAAATTTTACATCTATCCTGGGCTCACCGCTAGGAATATAAGGCTCACCGCTAGGAatatgggcctccccaggccaaattttATATCCATCCGGCGGTAAATAGGGCCAGATTTCAgcattggagatgctcttaccctaAGTCCTCAACAACAACTGTACTGTAGAAGAAATTATATAGACAATCATCTGTAAAGTTTATGTTATAAGCTGCCGGAATTAAAAATCAGATATATCTATCTAATTTGACAAAATAAACACTACTATTTTTTACGGCTACttgttatttcattatgtttacgACTGTAGGCATACACATATATGACCTATCTAATCCGTTAGAAACTGAGAAAACAAGGGAAGCAGATGACAAAACACAATCAGTCAACGTAAAACAGCAGGCCATGAGGAAGCACACATGATGCAAAGTAATCAACAGAACTTCTTTCACAGCAGCGATGATATCATCTGTTACAGTTGCACACTATGCTCTATCCAGGAAAATTGGCAAGACAGCGATGAAAAAACCGAGTCAACTCCGAACGCTAACCCAAGAAATGACGACTGGAAAAAATTCTTCATGTTCCTTGATCTATCTAAACCTCGCTATGCTTCATCCCAACCAGATGAGCCAGCCCCTGCGCCTAAAACGGCCAAGGGGACCAGATGCACATTGTCGGCAAGCTTGGTTCCGAGTTTCGAGGCCTCTTCGGCATTGAAGAAACAGGTGATCACTTGGTCTCTGGATCTCTTCGAAGCTGTATGTGCACACTTTTCCTATGCTTCTGCTTTTGATCCTGCTTGACGATCACCTGTGGTTGAACCCTGCAGAATTGCAAGCAAATTTAATAGACCAATACAACTGAGTTACAAAATGAGGTGGTGCATGAATGAGGTCATTACGTTATACTAATCACACACTATCTTTAAGGTCAAGTGATTACAATTAGATTATTATTTAATCTTATTAACAAGAATGCCCGTGTAAGGGTAAGGACATCTTATTACTTATTACTCTACTATATTCAGTAAAGTGGGCTATATTCTTTATTCACTAGTAACTGTTTCAACTATTCTATATGGAAAAATTACCAGAAAATCTCTGCAGAGAATCATTACCACCAATCAGTTGCGACTCAATTCTTCTTTCTTGACCCAAATGCATTCTCTCAGGCCAAACAGAATTCAGCCTCCTTGCAAAATCTTCCACTTCTCTGCATGTTCAAACACAAAGTATGTCATTAATTAGGATCAGGGCATCGGTCCAGGCATACAGTAAACGGTTTAATAACCTCCTCAATACAGAACAGAGACAAAAATCATACTACCAACCCTTTAGCTTGCTCCATATTACATCCAAGTCAGTTAATGCTATTAGCAATTCTGAATTTTAAGCTGAGAAACTTTTATTTTTTTTAGAACAGCTCATGAGAACAAGCACATAAAGATATTCATTATTTCagcgcaaaaccatatatttataATTGAGTACCATATTGGTAAGAGTACCATAGAGAGCTTGGACCTCTTTCCTTTTCCCCGTCTACAGTGAAAAGGCGATTGTTTGGGCGATTCCGCGCGACCAGGCTCGCCGCCGGCGATCCGGTGGATCCCTCGCCCTCCGGGACGGGGAATCTACGGATCCCGGTGTGCTTATAGCTTAGGTGTGTGTGGGTGGCTAGCTGGCGGCGCTGTGGAGGGTCTGGCGGCGCCGGAGTGGTTTCTTTTGATGGCGGTGGTTCCCTCCTCCGTTGGTGCGGCTCCCGTGGAGCTCCGCCGCGGATCTGCTGTCCTCTTCTCGCTCGAGGCTCGGCGGAGCTCTCGAGTGGCTCTTCCCCGCGCCGGTGGCCGTGGGACGGCAGGGCCGGCTtgtgtagatctcgaaggttcgtgTGTGTCTGTCCAAGATCGCCTCGTCGTCTGCGGTGCAAGATGGAGGCGCCCTGGTGCCGAGGAGCGTCGACCCCCCGACCGCTTGGGGTCTCCTTCCAGTCCAAGGCTTCTTGGAGGAGTGGCGGTCGGCCATGCCGGCGTAGCGTGTTGCTTCACGGAGACGAAGCGGAAGCCCAGGAGGACCTCGTTTGTATTTTTCTTTGTTTCTGGGTTTTTCTGTAAGAATCTTGGATAAATGCATATCGATCctttccgcaaaaaaaaaaaagagtaccATATTGGTAGATGCACGATACAGCGCCCATAATATTTACTACTTCAAAAAGAAATGAATGTGaaaacaaagcaaagaaaataAAACCAAGCTAATGGCATGCATATGTACCAGAGATTTAATATCCTTACCTATCAAGCTCTTCCTGCATTGCAGGATCAAGTCCATCATCAAGGTCACCGTCTTCAAAGGGGTACTCATTATCATCTTGCACATCTGAAGTTTGGCAAGGAGCTCTAGGAATATTACCAATACCCACATTGCATGGAACCGCACAGGCAGCTTCCCCCTAAACTCAACAGATAAAAAATGTAAGAAACAGAAGTACTTTACATAACTAAACTGCAAGAAATAATGTACGAGATATAACCTTATTTACAGGTTCAAGGtccgcttttggggggttctttgcatccttccttctcttgttctttttcttactcttgccACCTTTCCCACCTCCAGAACCTGTAAAGTGAAGAGCTGTTTAATCACAATCAAGTGACCCAGTTGCATGCTTGCCACATTGTGGGTTTAGTAACTTGGAACCATAAACATAATAACTCATCTTATAACAGAATATAAAGCATAAGAGTAACAACAATCTTAATGTCAGTTCCCAAGTCAGAAATAGATGTGCCATCATAAAATAATCAGATGGTCCCGCAGCTGATTGTTCTTGAAGGCTACTCTTACAAGCTTAACACTACTCCCTGGATTGCCCCCATTAAAATAAACTATTTGTTTCAAATATATGGGACACCAAATCACTCAGATTATTCAACTCTTCAGGATACCAAGATTTCAACGCCTACCATTGTAGTTCATTCTAGGTCAACAACTTTCTAGAGACAAAGTTCTAGAGCAAAATCCTACCAGTATTCCAATCAGGCATTAAATCCATAAGATGAAACTACCCATCATAAAGTAAGTTACTGAACGCAAATGGCATGGGTGCAGGATAATGAATGCTGAGTGACTGAACATTAAGTTCTTCTCAACCTACAAACCATCATCTGGCATTTGCATTCACTGCAGTAATAGATGGATCAGCATACTGTAGCTAGATTGCAGGAAGTTAAAACTAATTCAAGTTGATACATAGCTCATTTGTTCAGGAAAACAACTTTGTTATTTATCATTATAGAAAAATATACAGTCAACATAACTCACTGCAGTTATATACCTCCATCCCCATTTATAAAACATAATAACTCATCCAAAGATCGCTCATCTTTGTGCTCTTGCTGTACTTGAATATCCTGAAACAAAGGGAAGACCAGAGGTTAACATGTAAGATCTAAGGAGCAAATCAACTGGACAAGAGGGATAAACATCATTGTGCAGGACATAACATGTCAAAGCATGCAAAACAGGTGAAATCAATCAGAATTACCTTTAGTTTCTGGCGCTCCTGCAGTTCTTTCCGCTTCTTTGCATATAATCGATTCAATAAGCGAATCCTAGGGTCATCATTTATGTTTTTTAGAGGCTCCAATTTCTCTTCCTGGATGAAAGTAAGATGTCAGTAAGTACTGAATATGATTGTATGAACGAATTTAACTCTGCTGTTAAGTAACGAAGCAAACTCCTGCTGATTCACAACAAGAAAAATGTGCCTTCAGTACCTCTGTTAAGTCATCTGGTAAGTGAAAGATATCCCGGATTTCCTCAGGTGTCTTTCCTTCAATGATTCGAGCAAGTGCTCGACTGGTAAGATCAACCAATGGCTTTAGTTGAAGACTGTCAGCTGCAGATGTCAGCTCACACAGTTTTTCTGTGTCTATCCTAACAAACTTTTCATCAAATGACTTCCGCTCCTGCGTAATAAAGACAAATCTCAATAAGGTAACTGAAACAAAGGTAAGCTCATCAAATCAGAGTAAAGGTATAAGCCAAACTGCATATAACTTCCTATTCAGTGAACTTTTTTCTGAGGTACAAAATTCGAAGCACTGATAGCATCATCCTTATGATGAAAAAGTAACACTGTTGAAGCCACGCGAATTTTACATGAGACAAAAATTATACAGCAATCTATACTTGCACCATGTGCATAGGCAGAACATAGAGAGAAGGGGGAGGAATCAAGTAAGGCTCAATAGCCAGTTGCAGCATACCTTGTTGGAGCGCCCTGGGACTTGATGAAAACGGCAGTAGTCAAGAATCAAACTTAAACTTGCCGGATTAACTCGTTCCGGGAGAGCAATAGCGTGATTTTTGGCAGAACCGGTGCCATTTTTCACAATTTCTCGACAAATCATAGGGCAGAACATGgcaacctcctcctccacttgCTGTATGGATCCATCAAAGCACTGAAGCCAAATATAAGTCTTCAATGCCTGCACATTCATAATAGGCTTAAGTAAGGGCTAAATAAGATTAGAAGGGAAGTTTTCTCCAAAGGCAAAAAAATTTGAGATAACAAATGCATGGGTCATACCTCTGGTTTTATTACTGATAACTCACTTTCTGACATTATTGCAAATGCCAGAAAAAAATATGGGAGGAGGGACCGAGTGCACCAAAAAATTTACAAGGAACTTCTTTATGGGTATTCAACTTCTGTGTACTCCAATTGCCAGCAATTAAGAGAAAACCTTACCCTGCAAAAAAAGTCAGGGCATGCTTTATTTGCTTTTGAGAACGGGCAATGACCAAATTTCTCTTGACAAGGAATCAGGATATCCCTTATTTGCTCTTCAGAACGGGCAATGACCTTACTTATCTCTGTATTATACAACGTCCTTGTTAGCTAGCAGGGGAGTAAATGTTGTTTAACAAGACAGTTTACTAGACTCCCTTAATTCAGTAAAGTACACATGAGAAAGGACTTGGGACAACGAAATTGTGAACACAGAGATGACAGCAAGGAATAAAAACCTTTGAACAGAGGTTATGCCTAAAACCCATCTACTAGTCAaggtagtgcataatcaaaactgGCACATGAAAGGAAATATGCTTGTCCTAAATAAAAGAGGAACGGCTTTAAGCGGAGATTATGTCAAAAACACATCCATCTAGTCTAGTACTCAAGACAGTGCATAACCAAAACCTCCACATGAAACGGAGCATAAACTGCTGTCCTAAGAAATTCTGAACCCTGGGAGACTATTATTAACAACCTACCCATACAATTCCAGCACAATAGGTTGC
It includes:
- the LOC127297569 gene encoding SKP1-like protein 20 isoform X1, translated to MSESELSVIKPEALKTYIWLQCFDGSIQQVEEEVAMFCPMICREIVKNGTGSAKNHAIALPERVNPASLSLILDYCRFHQVPGRSNKERKSFDEKFVRIDTEKLCELTSAADSLQLKPLVDLTSRALARIIEGKTPEEIRDIFHLPDDLTEEEKLEPLKNINDDPRIRLLNRLYAKKRKELQERQKLKDIQVQQEHKDERSLDELLCFINGDGGSGGGKGGKSKKKNKRRKDAKNPPKADLEPVNKGEAACAVPCNVGIGNIPRAPCQTSDVQDDNEYPFEDGDLDDGLDPAMQEELDREVEDFARRLNSVWPERMHLGQERRIESQLIGGNDSLQRFSGFNHR
- the LOC127297569 gene encoding SKP1-like protein 20 isoform X2; the protein is MSESELSVIKPEALKTYIWLQCFDGSIQQVEEEVAMFCPMICREIVKNGTGSAKNHAIALPERVNPASLSLILDYCRFHQVPGRSNKERKSFDEKFVRIDTEKLCELTSAADSLQLKPLVDLTSRALARIIEGKTPEEIRDIFHLPDDLTEEEKLEPLKNINDDPRIRLLNRLYAKKRKELQERQKLKDIQVQQEHKDERSLDELLCFINGDGGSGGGKGGKSKKKNKRRKDAKNPPKADLEPVNKGEAACAVPCNVGIGNIPRAPCQTSDVQDDNEYPFEDGDLDDGLDPAMQEELDREVEDFARRLNSVWPERMHLGQERRIESQLIGGFNHR